A DNA window from Delphinus delphis chromosome 6, mDelDel1.2, whole genome shotgun sequence contains the following coding sequences:
- the CHMP5 gene encoding charged multivesicular body protein 5 gives MNRFFGKAKPKAPPPSLTDCIGTVDSRAESIDKKISRLDAELVKYKDQIKKMREGPAKNMVKQKALRVLKQKRMYEQQRDNLAQQSFNMEQANYTIQSLKDTKTTVDAMKLGVKEMKKAYKQVKIDQIEDLQDQLEDMMEDANEIQEALSRSYGTPELDEDDLEAELDALGDELLADEDSSYLDEAASAPAIPEGVPTDTKNKDGVLVDEFGLPQIPAS, from the exons ATGAACCGATTCTTCGGGAAAGCGAAACCCAAGGCTCCGCCTCCCAGCTTGACTGACTGCATTGGCACG GTGGACAGCAGGGCAGAATCTATTGACAAGAAGATTTCTCGGCTGGATGCTGAACTAGTGAAGTATAAGGATCAGATCAAGAAGATGAGAGAGGGTCCTGCAAAG AATATGGTCAAGCAGAAAGCCTTGCGGGTTTTAAAGCAAAAGCGGAT GTATGAGCAGCAGCGGGACAATCTTGCCCAACAGTCATTTAACATGGAACAAGCCAATTACACCATCCAGTCATTGAAGGACACCAAGACCACG gtTGATGCTATGAAACTGGGtgtaaaggaaatgaagaaagcatACAAGCAAGTGAAAATCGACCAGATTGAG GATCTACAAGACCAGCTAGAGGATATGATGGAAGATGCAAATGAAATCCAAGAAGCACTGAGTCGTAGTTACGGCACCCCAGAATTAGATGAAGATGACCTAGAAGCAG AGTTGGATGCCCTGGGCGATGAGCTTCTGGCTGATGAAGACAGTTCTTATTTGGATGAAGCAGCATCTGCACCTGCAATTCCAGAAGGTGTTCCCACTGACACAAAGAATAAg GATGGAGTCTTGGTGGATGAATTCGGATTGCCACAGATCCCTGCTTCGTAG